Proteins co-encoded in one Streptomyces sp. NBC_01283 genomic window:
- a CDS encoding phospholipase produces MTAPRRLRATLLPLALVVSAATLGAGAAMAVPQDETSQSAPKAAAQRPTWAIAHRVLTTGGVTRALANGANALEMDATAWRKGWWADHDGTPTSSGDTMSDMFDQVAKEHEGGRHVSFVWLDMKNPDWCDSSDPQWRHCSVAALRDMAREKLESKGIRVLYGFYGKEGGSGWKNVLGDLNSKEAVSYSGTYAQVRDGFAEHGPDVPGGQRVMDNGLFDMALKFGSIRKELEAGRKARDAGELAQTVGWTVGKGDGERTATLLDSSDGSAAVDSLIYGNRMSCYPDGVTGPKGCGTDDSGVRESLSYITDYVKAHPDTRRMATPKDIPFGS; encoded by the coding sequence CCCCACGTCGGCTTCGCGCCACATTGCTCCCGCTGGCTCTGGTCGTCTCCGCAGCCACCCTGGGCGCCGGAGCCGCAATGGCCGTACCGCAGGACGAGACCTCCCAGAGCGCACCCAAGGCCGCCGCGCAACGCCCCACCTGGGCCATCGCCCACCGGGTGCTGACCACCGGCGGGGTGACCAGGGCGCTCGCCAACGGGGCCAACGCGCTGGAGATGGACGCCACGGCCTGGCGCAAGGGCTGGTGGGCGGACCACGACGGCACCCCCACCAGCTCCGGCGACACCATGTCCGACATGTTCGACCAGGTGGCCAAGGAGCACGAGGGCGGACGTCATGTCTCCTTCGTCTGGCTGGACATGAAGAACCCCGACTGGTGCGACAGCAGCGACCCCCAGTGGCGCCACTGCTCCGTGGCCGCCTTGCGGGACATGGCGCGCGAGAAGCTGGAGAGCAAGGGCATACGGGTGCTCTACGGCTTCTACGGCAAGGAGGGCGGCAGCGGTTGGAAGAACGTCCTCGGCGACCTGAACTCCAAGGAAGCGGTCAGCTACAGCGGCACCTACGCGCAGGTCCGGGACGGCTTCGCCGAGCACGGGCCGGATGTCCCCGGCGGCCAGCGAGTGATGGACAACGGGCTGTTCGACATGGCGCTGAAGTTCGGCAGCATCCGCAAGGAGCTCGAGGCAGGCAGGAAGGCCCGGGACGCCGGAGAACTGGCACAGACCGTCGGCTGGACGGTGGGCAAGGGCGACGGCGAGCGCACCGCCACCCTGCTCGACTCCTCCGACGGGAGCGCCGCCGTGGACAGCCTCATCTACGGCAACCGGATGTCGTGCTACCCCGACGGCGTCACCGGCCCCAAGGGCTGCGGCACCGACGACAGCGGGGTGCGGGAGTCACTCTCGTACATCACGGACTACGTGAAGGCCCACCCGGACACCCGCCGCATGGCCACCCCGAAGGACATTCCCTTCGGGAGCTGA